One segment of Pontibacter akesuensis DNA contains the following:
- the uvrA gene encoding excinuclease ABC subunit UvrA, whose translation MALNQEQQLTTTGTDTATATPSINGDAQQIEVYGAREHNLKNISIKLPRYKLVVFTGISGSGKSSLAFDTIYAEGQRRYMETFSAYARSFMGGLERPDVDKIEGLSPVISIEQKTTSRNPRSTVGTITEIYDFMRLLWARTAEAFSYVTGEKMVRQSDDQIVSHMLEHFNDKRIVVLAPVVKGRKGHYRELFQQIRKMGFIRARIDGELVEITPKMQVDRYKIHDIEIVVDKIVVKEDDRYRLSSSVQNALTHGKGTVLILDADANQTHFFSRHLMDPATGIAYDDPAPNSFSFNSPYGACPVCNGLGEVQEITEESVIPDKSLSIRRGGIAPLGEYRDIWIFKQIEALLKHFKASVATPIKDLPEDLLKVLLYGLEEDLEVKTKKGNYVVEFEGIINFLKNQMESDSDNIRSWVEDFTQTNTCPECNGYRLKKESLHFKIAEKNIGEISVLDITKLAAWFEGLEDRMSERQNVIAKELLKEIRKRIGFLLDVGLDYLSLHRPVRTLSGGESQRIRLATQIGTQLVGVLYIMDEPSIGLHQRDNERLINALKDLRDLGNSIIVVEHDKDMIMQADYVVDIGPGAGIHGGQVVSAGTPEEMLQAGTTTANFLSNRRGIEIPRVKRPGNGETLKLIGATGHNLKNVTLKLPLGKMICVTGVSGSGKSSLIHDTLYPILNTHFFRAKREPLPYKSIEGLDKIDKVIEVDQSPIGRTPRSNPATYTGVFTDIRSLFAQLPEAKIRGYTPGRFSFNVKGGRCEACEGAGMRTIEMNFLPDVYVPCEVCKGKRYNRETLEVRFKGKSITDVLEMTVEQATEFFDSQPRILRKIQTLNEVGLGYITLGQQATTLSGGEAQRVKLATELSKKDTGQTLYILDEPTTGLHFQDIEHLTEVLHKLTDKGNTVLIIEHNLDLIKVADWLIDIGPEGGEGGGTIVAAGTPEDVAKKGKGYTAHFLKEELKTSIYRENEKEAAE comes from the coding sequence ATGGCTTTAAACCAGGAGCAACAACTCACTACCACGGGCACCGATACGGCCACCGCCACGCCAAGTATAAACGGCGACGCGCAGCAGATTGAAGTATACGGTGCCCGCGAACATAACCTCAAAAACATTTCCATCAAACTGCCGCGCTACAAGCTGGTGGTGTTCACCGGCATTAGTGGCTCGGGCAAGTCGTCGTTGGCCTTCGATACCATTTATGCCGAAGGGCAGCGCCGCTACATGGAGACGTTCTCGGCCTACGCCCGCTCGTTTATGGGTGGCCTGGAGCGGCCTGATGTGGACAAGATTGAGGGACTGTCGCCGGTAATTTCCATTGAGCAGAAAACCACCAGCCGCAACCCGCGCTCCACGGTGGGCACCATCACCGAAATTTACGATTTCATGCGTCTGTTGTGGGCGCGTACGGCCGAGGCTTTCAGTTATGTGACGGGCGAGAAAATGGTGCGCCAGAGCGATGACCAGATTGTGAGCCACATGCTGGAGCACTTCAACGACAAGCGCATTGTGGTGCTGGCTCCGGTGGTGAAAGGCCGTAAGGGTCATTACCGTGAACTGTTCCAACAGATCCGGAAGATGGGCTTTATCCGCGCCCGCATCGATGGCGAACTGGTGGAGATCACGCCGAAGATGCAGGTAGACCGCTACAAGATCCACGACATTGAGATTGTGGTGGATAAGATTGTGGTGAAGGAGGATGACCGTTACCGCTTGTCCAGCTCAGTGCAGAACGCGCTGACACATGGCAAAGGAACGGTACTTATACTTGATGCGGATGCAAACCAGACGCATTTCTTCTCCCGTCACCTCATGGACCCTGCCACGGGTATCGCTTACGATGATCCGGCGCCAAACTCCTTCTCCTTTAACTCGCCTTACGGAGCCTGCCCTGTTTGCAATGGCCTGGGTGAGGTGCAGGAGATAACGGAGGAATCGGTGATACCGGATAAGTCGCTGAGCATTCGCCGCGGAGGCATTGCACCGCTTGGCGAGTACCGCGACATTTGGATCTTCAAGCAGATAGAGGCGCTGCTCAAGCACTTCAAGGCCTCTGTGGCTACGCCTATTAAAGACCTGCCGGAGGATTTGCTGAAGGTATTGCTGTACGGGCTGGAGGAAGACCTGGAGGTGAAAACCAAAAAGGGCAACTATGTGGTGGAGTTTGAGGGAATCATCAACTTTCTCAAAAACCAGATGGAGTCTGACTCCGACAACATCCGCTCCTGGGTAGAGGATTTTACCCAGACCAATACCTGCCCGGAGTGTAACGGCTACCGCCTGAAAAAGGAGTCGCTGCACTTTAAGATTGCCGAAAAGAACATCGGCGAGATTTCGGTACTGGACATCACCAAACTGGCGGCCTGGTTTGAGGGACTGGAAGATAGAATGAGCGAGCGCCAGAACGTCATCGCGAAAGAGCTGTTGAAGGAAATCCGTAAGCGCATCGGCTTTCTGCTGGATGTGGGACTGGATTACCTGAGCCTGCACCGCCCGGTAAGAACACTTTCCGGTGGCGAAAGCCAGCGTATCCGTTTGGCTACGCAGATCGGTACGCAGCTGGTGGGTGTGCTATATATTATGGATGAGCCAAGTATAGGTCTGCACCAGCGCGACAACGAACGCCTGATCAACGCCCTGAAAGACCTCCGCGACCTGGGCAACTCCATTATTGTGGTGGAGCACGACAAGGACATGATCATGCAGGCAGACTATGTGGTGGACATTGGTCCGGGAGCCGGCATCCACGGTGGGCAGGTGGTATCGGCGGGTACGCCCGAGGAGATGCTGCAGGCAGGCACCACCACGGCAAACTTCCTGAGTAACCGCCGCGGTATTGAGATTCCGCGCGTAAAGCGCCCGGGTAATGGCGAAACACTAAAGCTTATTGGCGCCACAGGCCATAACCTGAAGAACGTAACGCTGAAACTGCCTTTGGGTAAGATGATTTGCGTGACCGGTGTGTCCGGCAGCGGTAAGTCATCCCTCATTCATGATACGTTGTACCCGATCCTGAACACACATTTTTTTAGGGCAAAGCGCGAGCCGCTGCCTTACAAGAGCATCGAGGGGCTGGACAAAATTGACAAGGTTATCGAGGTAGACCAGTCGCCGATTGGCCGCACGCCACGCTCTAACCCGGCCACGTACACCGGCGTGTTTACGGATATCCGCAGCTTGTTTGCGCAGCTGCCCGAAGCAAAGATCAGGGGCTACACGCCGGGCCGCTTCTCGTTTAACGTGAAGGGTGGCCGCTGTGAGGCCTGCGAAGGCGCGGGCATGCGTACGATTGAGATGAACTTTCTGCCGGACGTGTACGTGCCCTGCGAGGTATGCAAGGGCAAGCGCTACAACCGCGAAACGCTGGAAGTTCGATTCAAAGGCAAGAGCATCACGGATGTGCTCGAGATGACGGTGGAACAAGCCACTGAGTTCTTCGACAGCCAGCCACGCATCCTGCGCAAAATCCAGACGCTGAACGAGGTAGGCCTGGGCTACATCACACTAGGCCAACAGGCCACCACCTTATCGGGTGGTGAGGCGCAGCGTGTGAAACTGGCTACAGAGCTGTCGAAGAAAGATACTGGCCAGACGCTGTACATCCTCGACGAGCCGACTACGGGCCTGCACTTCCAGGACATCGAGCACCTGACGGAGGTACTGCACAAGCTGACGGACAAGGGAAACACGGTGCTCATCATCGAGCACAACCTGGACCTGATTAAGGTGGCAGACTGGCTGATTGACATTGGGCCAGAGGGCGGCGAAGGCGGTGGCACCATTGTAGCCGCCGGCACGCCGGAAGATGTCGCTAAGAAAGGCAAGGGCTATACGGCACACTTCCTGAAGGAGGAGCTCAAAACGAGCATCTACCGCGAAAATGAGAAGGAGGCGGCAGAGTAA
- a CDS encoding LOG family protein → MTKLRKTSKTKLHDETLNTGSGQTIINPNVNENKARSVTDLRESGQSTAAPASEEDKRIRQAFVDKDWNEIKIADSWQIFKVMAEFVDGFEKLGKIGPCVSVFGSARTKSDNKYYIMAEELAAKLVRHGYGVITGGGPGIMEAGNKGAHSEGGKSVGLNIQLPFEQFNNIYIDSDKLINFDYFFVRKVMFVKYAQGFVVMPGGFGTLDELFEAITLIQTKKIGAFPIVLVGRAYWSGLFEWIENVMLNTESNINREDLDLVHIVDDATEAVKIIDDFYSKYLLSPNF, encoded by the coding sequence ATGACAAAGCTTAGAAAAACAAGTAAAACCAAGCTGCACGACGAGACACTGAATACTGGTAGCGGCCAAACCATTATCAACCCGAACGTAAACGAGAATAAGGCAAGATCGGTAACCGACCTGCGCGAGAGCGGCCAGTCTACGGCTGCCCCTGCCTCTGAGGAAGACAAGCGCATACGCCAGGCTTTTGTGGACAAAGACTGGAACGAGATCAAAATAGCCGACTCCTGGCAAATCTTTAAAGTGATGGCCGAGTTTGTGGACGGCTTTGAGAAACTGGGCAAGATTGGTCCCTGCGTGTCTGTTTTCGGCTCGGCCCGCACCAAGTCCGACAACAAATACTATATCATGGCCGAGGAGCTTGCCGCTAAACTGGTGCGCCACGGCTACGGTGTAATTACGGGCGGTGGCCCCGGCATCATGGAGGCGGGCAACAAAGGCGCGCACTCTGAGGGCGGTAAATCAGTAGGCCTTAACATTCAGCTGCCGTTCGAGCAGTTCAACAACATCTACATCGATTCCGACAAGCTCATCAACTTCGACTATTTCTTTGTGCGCAAGGTGATGTTCGTGAAGTATGCGCAGGGTTTTGTGGTAATGCCAGGTGGCTTCGGCACACTGGACGAACTGTTTGAAGCGATCACACTGATCCAGACAAAGAAAATCGGCGCTTTCCCGATCGTGCTGGTAGGACGCGCTTACTGGAGCGGCCTGTTTGAGTGGATTGAGAACGTGATGCTGAACACCGAGAGCAACATCAACAGAGAAGACCTGGACCTGGTGCACATTGTGGACGATGCCACCGAGGCCGTGAAGATCATCGACGACTTCTACAGCAAATACCTGCTGTCGCCGAACTTCTAA
- a CDS encoding ABC transporter permease: MIYLRLIAESFRFAWQALRANLMRTILSLLGVTIGIFAIISVFTLVDSLERNVRESMSFIGEKVIYVEKWPWSFSGNYPWWKYFQRPEPTIREYRLLQERVTNSNGVAIFSQKGGSTFKQGNNSYSDGSLMGVSYDYPKVSEVPVIEGRYFTPQETDAARNVMIIGDEIAKTLFPYGSPLGQQVKVAGSKFTVIGVIEKQGENMFGAPNMDQMGMIPYSTFSKMYDVGPDGMGSTIALKGRDDDPGLLELEYETQGIMRNIRGQRPRDEDSFAMNRPEMATEAIGSFFDVIGLAGWVIGGFAILVGGFGIANIMFVSVKERTNIIGIQKSLGAKNYFILFQFLFESVFLSLLGGGIGILLVFLLTLIPQDMMAITLSVGNIILGLGVSAVIGMLSGIIPAVLASNLDPVIAIRSK, translated from the coding sequence ATGATTTACCTGCGTTTGATAGCTGAAAGTTTCCGATTTGCCTGGCAAGCGCTGCGTGCCAACCTGATGCGCACTATCCTGTCGCTGCTCGGGGTCACGATTGGTATTTTTGCCATTATATCCGTTTTCACACTGGTTGACTCCCTGGAGCGGAACGTGCGCGAGAGCATGAGCTTTATCGGGGAGAAGGTGATTTACGTGGAGAAGTGGCCCTGGTCTTTTAGCGGCAACTACCCGTGGTGGAAGTACTTTCAGCGGCCAGAGCCTACGATCCGGGAATACAGGCTGCTGCAGGAGCGCGTGACCAACAGCAACGGCGTAGCTATTTTCTCACAGAAGGGCGGCAGCACCTTTAAGCAGGGCAACAACAGCTATTCCGACGGCTCCCTGATGGGTGTATCCTACGATTACCCTAAAGTAAGCGAGGTGCCGGTTATTGAGGGACGCTATTTTACACCTCAGGAAACAGACGCTGCACGCAATGTGATGATCATCGGCGATGAGATTGCCAAAACGCTTTTCCCCTACGGTAGCCCCCTCGGGCAGCAGGTAAAGGTGGCCGGAAGCAAATTTACGGTTATCGGGGTGATAGAGAAGCAGGGCGAGAACATGTTTGGCGCGCCGAACATGGACCAGATGGGCATGATCCCGTACAGCACGTTCAGCAAGATGTATGATGTAGGACCCGACGGCATGGGCTCCACCATCGCCCTGAAAGGCCGTGACGACGACCCGGGCCTGCTGGAACTGGAGTACGAAACGCAGGGCATCATGCGCAACATACGCGGCCAGCGCCCCCGCGACGAAGACAGCTTTGCCATGAACCGGCCCGAGATGGCCACTGAGGCTATTGGCAGCTTTTTCGACGTAATAGGTTTGGCTGGCTGGGTAATTGGCGGTTTCGCTATACTTGTTGGCGGCTTCGGCATTGCCAACATTATGTTTGTATCCGTAAAAGAGCGCACCAACATCATCGGTATCCAGAAATCGCTGGGGGCTAAAAACTATTTCATCCTGTTCCAGTTTCTCTTCGAATCCGTGTTTCTGAGCCTCTTAGGCGGGGGCATTGGCATTCTGCTGGTGTTTCTGCTCACGCTCATCCCCCAGGACATGATGGCCATCACCTTGTCGGTTGGCAACATTATACTTGGACTTGGCGTATCGGCGGTGATAGGAATGCTTTCCGGCATCATCCCTGCCGTACTGGCCTCTAACCTGGACCCTGTGATTGCGATTCGCTCCAAATAA
- the queA gene encoding tRNA preQ1(34) S-adenosylmethionine ribosyltransferase-isomerase QueA: MKLSEFKFELPEELLATHPTENRDESRMMVVHRDSGKIEHRIFKDILEYFDDGDVMVVNDTKVFPARLYGNKEKTGAKIEVFLLRELNKDIHLWDVLVDPARKIRVGNKLYFGESDLVAEVIDNTTSRGRTIKFLFDGPDEEFYKTINDLGETPLPKYIKREAEPEDRERYQTVYAKNVGAVAAPTAGLHFTKEVLKRLEIKGIDMAPLTLHVGLGTFRPVDVEDLTKHKMDSENFMVPGETAELVNRALDKKKRVCAIGTTTMRALESSVSANNRLKANEGWTDRFLFPPYDFKIANSLLTNLHMPESTLLMMAAAFGGYELVMKAYEEAVKEKYRFFSYGDVMLIL; encoded by the coding sequence ATGAAATTATCTGAATTTAAATTCGAGCTTCCCGAAGAACTTCTGGCCACGCACCCAACTGAAAACCGCGATGAGTCGCGCATGATGGTCGTGCACCGTGACTCAGGGAAGATCGAGCACCGCATCTTCAAAGACATTCTCGAGTATTTTGACGATGGCGATGTGATGGTGGTGAACGACACGAAAGTGTTTCCTGCCCGCCTGTATGGCAACAAAGAAAAGACTGGCGCCAAGATAGAAGTGTTCCTGCTGCGCGAGCTTAACAAAGACATTCACCTGTGGGACGTGCTGGTGGACCCGGCCCGTAAAATCCGTGTAGGCAACAAACTATACTTCGGCGAAAGTGATCTGGTAGCCGAGGTAATCGACAACACCACTTCCCGTGGCCGTACCATTAAATTCTTGTTTGATGGCCCGGACGAGGAGTTCTACAAGACCATCAACGACCTGGGTGAGACACCGCTGCCAAAATACATCAAGCGCGAGGCTGAGCCGGAAGACCGCGAGCGTTACCAGACCGTTTACGCCAAGAACGTAGGCGCTGTGGCAGCTCCAACAGCCGGCCTTCACTTTACGAAAGAAGTATTGAAGCGCTTGGAGATCAAAGGAATCGACATGGCGCCGCTAACGCTGCACGTGGGTCTGGGTACTTTCCGCCCGGTAGATGTGGAAGACCTGACCAAGCACAAGATGGACTCCGAGAACTTTATGGTTCCTGGCGAAACTGCTGAACTGGTGAACCGCGCGCTGGACAAGAAAAAGCGTGTGTGCGCTATTGGCACTACCACCATGCGTGCGCTGGAGTCGTCGGTGTCGGCTAACAACCGCCTGAAGGCAAACGAAGGCTGGACGGACCGTTTCCTGTTCCCTCCTTATGATTTCAAGATCGCAAACAGCCTGCTGACTAACCTGCACATGCCGGAAAGCACGCTGCTGATGATGGCTGCGGCATTTGGTGGCTATGAACTGGTAATGAAGGCGTACGAGGAGGCTGTAAAAGAGAAATACCGCTTCTTCAGCTACGGCGACGTAATGCTGATTCTCTAA
- a CDS encoding 2-C-methyl-D-erythritol 4-phosphate cytidylyltransferase, with the protein MAILPEYAIIVAGGSGTRMQQDVPKQFIEVAGKPILMHTMERFHKYNPAVRMVVVLPQEQLIAWRELCRKYSFKLFHMTVAGGATRFGSVKNGLDAVQGEALVAVHDGVRPFVDTDTIKAAFDAADKYGSAVVAVAPKDSIRELTEQGSMAVPRVKYKLVQTPQCFRASILRKAYEQPELAHFTDDASVVESIGETITLVEGSYRNIKITTPEDLILAEAFAKELG; encoded by the coding sequence ATGGCAATTTTACCAGAATACGCAATCATAGTGGCAGGTGGCAGCGGCACCCGCATGCAGCAGGACGTTCCGAAGCAGTTCATCGAAGTAGCGGGTAAACCTATCCTGATGCACACGATGGAGCGGTTCCACAAGTATAACCCGGCAGTAAGGATGGTTGTGGTGCTGCCGCAGGAGCAGTTGATTGCCTGGCGCGAACTGTGCCGCAAGTACAGCTTCAAGCTTTTCCACATGACGGTGGCTGGAGGTGCCACACGGTTTGGCTCTGTCAAGAACGGGTTGGATGCGGTGCAGGGCGAGGCGCTGGTGGCGGTGCATGATGGCGTGCGTCCCTTTGTAGATACAGACACGATTAAGGCCGCTTTTGATGCCGCAGACAAGTATGGCAGTGCCGTGGTGGCGGTGGCTCCGAAAGACTCAATTCGGGAACTGACGGAGCAGGGAAGTATGGCAGTGCCGCGGGTAAAGTATAAATTGGTGCAAACGCCGCAGTGCTTCCGGGCAAGTATACTTCGAAAAGCTTACGAGCAGCCCGAGCTGGCGCATTTTACGGACGATGCCTCAGTGGTGGAAAGTATAGGAGAAACAATCACGCTGGTGGAAGGCAGCTACCGCAACATCAAAATTACCACACCCGAAGACCTTATACTTGCCGAGGCCTTTGCCAAAGAGTTAGGTTAG
- a CDS encoding ABC transporter ATP-binding protein → MIVEVKNLVAGYGQRVLIRNLSFSVPAAAFVAIIGHNGAGKTTLFRAFQNKVAYQGQVLAKGHDLKHFPEASGSGLLAYLPQKNIVGFPIKVQDLVVMGLFRKKRFFENYSAADYALAADTLAQLQLSHLLDQDFTTLSGGEQQLVWLAQLMLQDATTILLDEPTQQLDVYYKSKVFSLLQDWVVKNGKTILCITHDLQNLPPMQGYLLNLSKPNPILEAITPESVQENQTFLEAGRQPVL, encoded by the coding sequence TTGATCGTTGAAGTAAAAAATCTGGTTGCGGGTTATGGCCAACGGGTCCTGATTCGCAACCTTTCTTTCTCAGTGCCGGCTGCTGCTTTTGTTGCCATTATCGGCCACAACGGTGCCGGAAAAACTACGCTCTTCCGGGCCTTCCAGAACAAAGTAGCGTACCAAGGCCAAGTGCTTGCAAAAGGCCATGACCTGAAGCATTTTCCCGAGGCTTCGGGCTCCGGCTTGCTGGCCTACCTTCCCCAGAAAAATATTGTTGGCTTTCCCATTAAGGTGCAGGACCTGGTGGTAATGGGGCTGTTCCGCAAAAAGCGCTTTTTCGAGAACTACAGCGCTGCTGATTATGCCCTGGCTGCTGATACGCTGGCCCAATTGCAACTATCCCATCTCCTTGACCAGGATTTCACCACGCTATCAGGCGGCGAGCAGCAACTGGTGTGGCTGGCTCAGCTGATGCTGCAGGATGCCACCACTATCCTACTGGATGAGCCCACGCAGCAACTGGATGTATACTACAAAAGTAAGGTATTCAGCCTGCTGCAGGACTGGGTCGTAAAAAACGGGAAAACCATCCTCTGCATCACCCACGACCTGCAGAACTTACCACCCATGCAGGGCTACCTGCTCAACCTCTCCAAACCCAATCCTATACTTGAAGCCATCACACCGGAATCCGTTCAGGAGAACCAGACTTTCCTAGAGGCGGGGCGGCAGCCGGTGCTGTAG
- a CDS encoding DUF2795 domain-containing protein yields MYWTLELASYLEDAPWPATKDELIDFSIRSGAPMEVVENLQALEDDGQPYENIEEIWPDYPTKEDFMFNEDEY; encoded by the coding sequence ATGTACTGGACACTTGAATTAGCTTCATACCTGGAGGATGCACCCTGGCCAGCCACTAAAGACGAGCTGATCGATTTTTCAATCCGCTCTGGCGCACCAATGGAGGTTGTAGAGAACCTGCAGGCCCTGGAAGACGACGGACAGCCTTACGAGAACATCGAGGAGATCTGGCCTGACTATCCTACCAAAGAGGATTTCATGTTTAACGAAGACGAATACTAG
- a CDS encoding DUF349 domain-containing protein, whose protein sequence is MENTDLLEEAKKYGFIQDQQVWLKPFMNYPARQVGDVKESEDDSLVYFAKRFDMFQDKVNNLLERIATSDNKGSFLMKVLHMKEQIGNFDALGDFEQVYYTLSRTEEEINDTIKQNREKNLSLKIALTQEAEAYSESIDWKEATEKLKELRTTWIKTGPVEKELTDEVEERFRNAVEKFFERKKNFFEDKKRMQNRTYERYRDLINQSYALMNSEDWEETTAKLKQLQNQWKEVGGTLSRTAMTKMWGDFRKAHNHFFERLKRKIQKEKSASREQFYEQNYEGKQNLAAEAERLLQERSLGEAVKRAKELQAEWKKLGPVRPEVSDAVWERFIKACDRVFEMSSLEHYIRKRQQAAEETYSEVDGLQARITALREFIKSDRNELELLEANLDKLNDSPSNESFRNMLKGKIRNYNRKIGTKTAMIEMFQSQLSAISG, encoded by the coding sequence ATGGAAAACACCGACCTATTGGAAGAAGCCAAGAAGTATGGCTTTATTCAAGACCAGCAAGTATGGCTTAAGCCCTTTATGAACTACCCTGCACGCCAGGTGGGCGATGTAAAAGAGTCTGAAGATGATTCGCTGGTGTACTTTGCCAAGCGTTTCGATATGTTTCAGGATAAGGTGAACAACCTGCTGGAGCGCATCGCAACCTCTGATAACAAAGGTTCTTTCCTGATGAAAGTGCTGCACATGAAAGAGCAGATCGGCAACTTCGACGCCCTCGGCGACTTTGAGCAAGTGTACTACACGCTCAGCAGAACCGAGGAAGAGATAAACGACACCATCAAGCAAAACCGCGAGAAGAACCTGAGCCTGAAAATTGCCCTTACGCAGGAGGCAGAGGCCTACAGCGAGAGCATCGACTGGAAAGAGGCCACTGAGAAGCTGAAGGAACTCCGCACCACCTGGATCAAAACCGGCCCGGTGGAAAAGGAGCTAACCGATGAGGTGGAGGAGCGCTTCCGCAATGCCGTAGAAAAATTCTTCGAGCGCAAAAAGAACTTCTTCGAGGATAAAAAACGCATGCAGAACCGCACCTACGAGCGGTACAGAGACTTAATCAACCAGTCTTATGCGCTGATGAATTCAGAGGACTGGGAGGAAACGACTGCCAAACTGAAGCAACTGCAGAACCAGTGGAAAGAAGTAGGCGGCACCCTTTCGCGCACGGCCATGACGAAAATGTGGGGCGACTTCCGAAAGGCGCACAATCACTTTTTTGAGCGCCTGAAGCGCAAGATACAGAAAGAGAAATCAGCATCTAGAGAGCAATTTTACGAGCAGAACTACGAGGGCAAGCAGAACTTGGCCGCCGAAGCCGAGCGCCTGCTGCAGGAACGCAGCCTGGGCGAAGCTGTGAAACGCGCGAAGGAGCTGCAGGCAGAGTGGAAAAAACTCGGTCCTGTTCGTCCTGAGGTATCAGATGCTGTGTGGGAGCGCTTCATCAAAGCCTGCGACCGCGTGTTTGAGATGAGCAGCCTGGAGCACTACATTCGCAAGCGCCAGCAGGCTGCCGAGGAAACGTACTCTGAGGTAGATGGCCTGCAGGCCCGCATTACGGCCCTGCGCGAGTTCATCAAATCAGACCGCAACGAACTGGAACTGCTCGAGGCGAACCTGGACAAACTGAACGATTCCCCGAGCAACGAATCGTTCCGAAATATGCTGAAGGGCAAGATCCGAAACTATAACCGGAAAATCGGCACGAAGACCGCTATGATCGAGATGTTTCAGAGCCAACTAAGCGCCATATCCGGCTAA
- the ettA gene encoding energy-dependent translational throttle protein EttA translates to MSNETIIFSMAGVSKIYPPQKQVLKNIYLSFFYGAKIGVLGLNGSGKSSLLKIIAGVDKQIQGEVVWSPGYSVGYLEQEPQLDPTKTVREVVEEGVSEVVALLKEFDEINMKFGEEMTDDEMTKLIERQGEVQEKLDHHNAWELDNRLERAMDALRTPPEDAIVGNLSGGEKRRVALCRLLLQEPDVLLLDEPTNHLDAESVDWLEQHLKQYKGTVIAVTHDRYFLDNVAGWILELDRGEGIPWKGNYSSWLEQKASRLAQEEKTESKRQKTLQRELEWVKMAPKARHAKSKARISQYDKLASEESNQKEAKLELFIPDGPRLGSQVIEVNNVSKAYGDKLLFENLSFELPQGGIVGIIGPNGAGKTTLFKLITGQEQPDAGDFTVGSTVQISYVDQEHAQLDNNKSVFEVISGGTEHMMMAGRQIVSRAYVSKFNFTGGDQEKKVDKLSGGERNRVHLAMTLKEGGNLLLLDEPTNDLDVNAIRALEDALENFAGCAVIISHDRWFLDRICTHILAFEGESQVYWFEGNYSDYEENKKKRLGDAEPKRIRYKKLV, encoded by the coding sequence ATGAGCAACGAAACGATAATCTTCTCGATGGCTGGGGTTAGCAAGATCTACCCACCACAGAAACAAGTCCTTAAAAATATCTACCTCTCCTTCTTCTATGGCGCCAAAATCGGCGTGCTGGGCCTTAACGGATCCGGTAAGTCCAGCTTGCTGAAAATCATCGCTGGCGTTGACAAGCAGATACAGGGAGAAGTGGTGTGGTCGCCAGGTTACTCGGTGGGTTACCTGGAGCAGGAGCCGCAGCTGGACCCAACCAAAACCGTGCGCGAGGTAGTGGAAGAGGGCGTGAGCGAAGTGGTGGCCCTGTTGAAGGAATTCGACGAGATCAACATGAAGTTCGGCGAGGAGATGACCGATGATGAAATGACCAAGCTCATCGAGCGGCAGGGCGAGGTGCAGGAGAAACTCGACCACCACAACGCCTGGGAACTGGACAACCGCCTGGAGCGCGCCATGGATGCCCTGCGCACGCCGCCGGAAGACGCCATTGTCGGCAACCTGTCGGGTGGTGAGAAGCGCCGCGTGGCCCTTTGCCGCCTGCTGCTGCAGGAGCCGGACGTGCTGCTGCTGGATGAGCCTACCAACCACCTCGACGCTGAGTCGGTGGACTGGCTGGAGCAGCACCTGAAGCAGTACAAAGGCACCGTTATCGCTGTTACCCACGACCGCTACTTCCTCGACAACGTGGCAGGCTGGATTCTGGAGCTGGACCGTGGCGAGGGAATTCCGTGGAAAGGCAACTACAGCAGCTGGCTGGAGCAGAAGGCAAGCCGCTTAGCGCAGGAAGAGAAGACCGAGAGCAAGCGCCAGAAGACCCTGCAGCGCGAGCTGGAGTGGGTGAAGATGGCCCCGAAAGCACGGCATGCCAAATCGAAGGCGCGTATTAGTCAGTATGATAAACTGGCCAGTGAAGAATCAAACCAGAAAGAGGCAAAGCTGGAGTTGTTCATTCCGGATGGACCGCGTCTGGGCTCACAGGTGATTGAGGTGAACAACGTAAGCAAGGCCTACGGCGATAAACTGCTGTTCGAGAACCTGAGCTTCGAGCTACCACAGGGTGGCATTGTGGGCATTATCGGGCCAAACGGTGCCGGTAAAACCACTTTGTTCAAACTCATCACAGGCCAGGAACAACCAGATGCCGGTGACTTTACCGTGGGCTCGACAGTACAGATTTCTTATGTGGACCAGGAGCACGCTCAGCTAGACAACAACAAGTCTGTGTTTGAGGTGATCTCAGGAGGAACAGAGCACATGATGATGGCGGGCCGACAGATTGTGTCGCGTGCCTATGTGAGCAAGTTTAACTTTACAGGCGGCGACCAGGAGAAGAAGGTAGACAAGCTGTCGGGTGGCGAGCGCAACCGCGTGCATCTGGCCATGACGCTGAAAGAAGGCGGCAACCTGCTGCTGCTCGATGAGCCAACCAACGACCTGGACGTGAACGCGATCCGTGCGCTGGAAGATGCCCTGGAGAACTTCGCAGGCTGTGCCGTAATCATCTCGCACGACCGCTGGTTCCTGGACCGTATCTGCACGCACATCCTCGCGTTTGAGGGTGAGTCGCAGGTATACTGGTTCGAGGGCAACTACTCAGATTACGAAGAGAACAAGAAGAAGCGCCTTGGTGATGCCGAGCCGAAACGCATCCGCTACAAGAAGCTGGTGTAG